The following are encoded together in the Anguilla rostrata isolate EN2019 chromosome 19, ASM1855537v3, whole genome shotgun sequence genome:
- the bmt2 gene encoding S-adenosylmethionine sensor upstream of mTORC1 isoform X2, translating into MAVRASPGQVFSSVGDFEKIWREHCEDEETLSEYALAMKNLADNHWAKTCEGEGRIEWCRSVCQEYFLNGGMKKVLEKDEKRARLSTSLSSAAPPCAPPPQTNGPHRLSVQTGRIRLLDVGSCFNPFLKFDEFLTVGIDIVPAVESVHKCDFLNLQLQPPLQLEHDAVDAFLLQLRSPIDALPGELFHVAVFSLLLSYFPSPYQRWICCKKAHELLALHGLLLIITPDSSHQNRHAPMMASWRVAVETLGFKRYKYVKFAHMHLLAFRKVSLQTSSDLVSRNYPEMLYIPQDLGGAEEGECWDTPAPPRSEDEDEQLACGFLELPDAPYDSDSGESQSGSAHCQEREEPILLHS; encoded by the exons ATGGCTGTCCGTGCCAGTCCTGGGCAGGTCTTCTCCTCAG TGGGGGATTTTGAGAAGATCTGGCGGGAGCACTGCGAGGACGAGGAGACGCTCAGCGAGTACGCCCTGGCCATGAAGAACCTGGCCGACAACCACTGGGCCAAGACCTGCGAGGGGGAGGGCCGCATCGAGTGGTGCCGCAG tgtttGTCAGGAGTACTTCCTGAACGGAGGGATGAAGAAAGTGTTGGAGAAGGATGAGAAGCGGGCCAGGCTCTCCACGTCCCTGTCGTCTGCGGCCCCCCCGTGCGCCCCCCCGCCACAGACCAACGGACCGCACAG gttgaGTGTCCAGACGGGGAGAATCCGCCTCCTGGATGTGGGCAGCTGTTTTAACCCTTTCCTGAAGTTTGACGAGTTTCTGACTGTCGGTATCGACATAGTGCCTGCGGTTGAG AGCGTGCACAAGTGCGACTTCCTgaacctgcagctgcagccgccCCTGCAGCTGGAGCATGACGCGGTGGACGccttcctgctgcagctgcgcagcccGATCGACGCGCTGCCGGGCGAGCTGTTCCACGTGGCCGTCTTCTCCCTGCTGCTGTCCTACTTCCCCTCGCCCTACCAGCGCTGGATCTGCTGCAAGAAGGCCCACGAGCTGCTGGCCCTGCACGGCCTGCTGCTCATCATCACGCCCGACTCCTCCCACCAGAACCGCCACGCCCCCATGATGGCCAGCTGGCGCGTGGCCGTGGAGACGCTGGGCTTCAAGCGCTACAAGTACGTCAAGTTCGCGCACATGCACCTGCTGGCCTTCCGGAAGGTGTCCCTGCAGACCAGCAGCGACCTGGTGAGCCGGAACTACCCGGAGATGCTGTACATCCCGCAGGACCTGGGCGGGGCCGAGGAGGGGGAGTGCTGGGAcacgcccgccccgccccgctccgaggacgaggacgagcaGCTGGCCTGCGGCTTCCTGGAGCTGCCCGACGCGCCCTACGACTCGGACTCCGGGGAGAGCCAGAGCGGCTCCGCCCACtgccaggagagggaggagcctatcctgctgcacagctga